In one Stenotrophomonas maltophilia genomic region, the following are encoded:
- the ppk2 gene encoding polyphosphate kinase 2, whose amino-acid sequence MGKLKRKDYDELLLPLQLELTAMARWVQHSGQRLLVLFEGRDTAGKGGAIQAISQHLNPRQCRVVALPKPTDREATQWYFQRYVGHLPAAGEIVLMDRSWYNRAGVERVMGYCSESEYQQFLRQAPVFEQLLVDDGILLFKYWLCVDQEQQEKRFAERHIDPLKGWKLSPVDLKSRSKYSAYTEAREAMLRATHREGAPWTLVDFNDQRLGRLTLVRNLLDRLPDTRVDAPLPELPNLKGKLHREHYDVLKPIEDFPVEE is encoded by the coding sequence ATGGGCAAGCTCAAACGCAAGGACTACGACGAACTTCTGCTGCCGTTGCAGCTGGAACTGACCGCGATGGCCCGCTGGGTGCAGCACAGCGGGCAGCGGTTGCTGGTGCTGTTCGAAGGCCGCGACACCGCCGGCAAGGGCGGCGCGATCCAGGCCATCAGCCAGCACCTCAATCCGCGCCAGTGCCGGGTGGTGGCGCTGCCCAAGCCGACCGACCGCGAGGCGACACAGTGGTACTTCCAGCGCTACGTCGGGCACCTTCCGGCGGCGGGTGAGATCGTGCTGATGGATCGAAGCTGGTACAACCGCGCAGGTGTCGAGCGGGTCATGGGCTACTGCAGCGAGAGCGAGTACCAGCAGTTCCTGCGCCAGGCCCCGGTGTTCGAGCAGCTGCTGGTGGATGACGGCATCCTGTTGTTCAAGTACTGGCTGTGCGTGGACCAGGAGCAGCAGGAGAAGCGCTTCGCCGAGCGCCATATCGATCCCCTCAAGGGCTGGAAGCTGTCACCGGTCGACCTGAAATCGCGCAGCAAGTACAGCGCCTATACCGAAGCACGGGAGGCCATGCTGCGTGCCACCCATCGCGAAGGTGCGCCGTGGACCCTGGTGGACTTCAACGACCAGCGGCTGGGCAGGCTGACCCTGGTACGCAACCTGCTGGACCGGTTGCCCGACACCCGCGTGGACGCGCCTCTGCCGGAGCTGCCGAATCTGAAGGGCAAGCTGCATCGCGAGCACTACGATGTGCTGAAGCCGATCGAGGACTTCCCGGTCGAGGAGTAG
- a CDS encoding tetratricopeptide repeat protein, with amino-acid sequence MSAWQQRQQLQQAIARQPGDFVAWVMLADLELEAGDIGAGEQAARRALQLRPDHPEALARLGRVAWMAGAHADAATLLGQASARAPEHPGIALWLGHALEDAGDPEGAAAAYRRAHGLMPDEPYIAAQRLAWQRRLCDWQDVEALAAQVRGAVATGQGAIEPFAFLSEDASAAEQLACARTRAAAVAASVRPMPAVKVRTQGALRIGFLSNGFGAHPTGLLTVALLEQLGRHPELQLHLFALNRDDGSRIRQRLQAATRLHDLAGRRHADIAAAIRAQGIDLLFDLRGWGGGGAPEVLALRPAPLQLNWLAYPGTSGAPWLDAVIADAFVLPAALAPHHSERVVYLPRAFQPSDNTRALEPAPDRAACGLPGHGVVFCCFNNSYKLNPRSMGRAFAVLAAVPGSVLWLLSGPGQADARLRAAAQAAGLDPARLVFMPKLPHPQYLARYQLADLFLDTHPYNAHTTASDALWAGCPVLTCPGETFAARVAGSLNHHLGLARMNVADDAAFIATARALGNDPAALAALRAELAQARARSGVFDMAGFARDLSALLQQLAHEQGWQGVDGA; translated from the coding sequence GTGTCGGCCTGGCAGCAGCGGCAACAACTGCAGCAGGCGATCGCGCGCCAGCCCGGTGACTTCGTCGCCTGGGTGATGCTGGCCGATCTGGAACTGGAAGCCGGCGACATCGGCGCAGGCGAGCAGGCCGCGCGGCGTGCACTGCAGCTGCGGCCGGACCATCCCGAGGCACTGGCCCGGCTGGGTCGCGTGGCATGGATGGCCGGTGCGCACGCCGACGCTGCGACGCTGCTGGGACAGGCTTCAGCGCGCGCTCCGGAGCATCCCGGCATCGCGCTGTGGCTGGGCCATGCCCTGGAAGATGCCGGCGACCCCGAGGGCGCGGCGGCCGCGTACCGGCGTGCACATGGGCTGATGCCCGACGAACCCTATATCGCCGCCCAGCGACTGGCATGGCAACGCCGCCTGTGCGACTGGCAGGACGTGGAGGCCCTGGCCGCGCAGGTGCGCGGCGCGGTCGCGACCGGGCAGGGCGCGATCGAGCCCTTTGCCTTCCTCAGCGAAGACGCCAGCGCCGCCGAGCAACTGGCCTGCGCCCGCACGCGCGCCGCAGCCGTGGCCGCATCGGTGCGGCCGATGCCCGCTGTGAAGGTACGGACGCAGGGAGCCCTGCGGATCGGCTTCCTCTCCAACGGCTTCGGCGCACATCCGACCGGGTTGTTGACCGTTGCCCTGCTCGAGCAGCTGGGCCGCCACCCGGAACTGCAGCTGCATCTGTTCGCACTGAACCGGGACGATGGCAGCCGCATCCGCCAGCGGCTGCAGGCGGCAACCCGGCTGCACGATCTGGCGGGGCGCCGCCATGCCGACATCGCTGCCGCCATCCGTGCACAGGGCATCGACCTGCTGTTCGACCTGCGTGGCTGGGGCGGTGGCGGCGCGCCGGAAGTGCTGGCGCTGCGCCCTGCCCCGCTGCAACTCAACTGGCTGGCCTATCCCGGCACATCCGGCGCACCGTGGCTGGATGCGGTGATCGCCGATGCGTTCGTCCTGCCAGCGGCGTTGGCGCCCCACCACAGCGAGCGCGTGGTGTACCTGCCGCGCGCGTTCCAGCCCTCGGACAACACCCGCGCGCTCGAGCCGGCACCGGATCGCGCCGCGTGCGGCCTGCCCGGACACGGCGTGGTGTTCTGCTGCTTCAACAACAGCTACAAGCTCAACCCGCGCAGCATGGGGCGGGCGTTCGCCGTCCTGGCGGCGGTGCCTGGCAGCGTTCTATGGCTGTTGTCCGGCCCCGGCCAGGCCGATGCGCGCCTGCGGGCAGCGGCGCAGGCAGCGGGTCTGGACCCGGCGCGGCTGGTGTTCATGCCCAAGCTGCCGCATCCACAGTATCTGGCCCGCTATCAACTGGCCGATCTGTTCCTGGATACACACCCGTACAACGCGCACACCACGGCCTCCGACGCACTGTGGGCGGGCTGCCCGGTACTCACCTGCCCGGGCGAGACCTTCGCCGCGCGCGTGGCCGGCAGCCTCAACCATCACCTGGGCCTGGCACGGATGAACGTTGCCGACGATGCGGCGTTCATCGCCACCGCCCGTGCGCTCGGCAACGATCCGGCAGCGCTGGCCGCACTGCGCGCCGAACTGGCACAGGCCCGCGCGCGTAGCGGCGTGTTCGACATGGCCGGTTTCGCCCGCGACCTTTCGGCACTGCTGCAGCAGCTGGCGCACGAGCAGGGCTGGCAGGGCGTCGACGGCGCCTGA